In one window of Egibacteraceae bacterium DNA:
- a CDS encoding transposase, with translation MLDNFSPHRRAEVRDWCRANDVELVFTPTYASWLNWIESEFTALRYFTLNGSDYADHAEQAAAIRGYIRWRNRRATPKRDFAVNSSIRHLRQPHYLNKVA, from the coding sequence GTGCTGGACAACTTCTCCCCCCACCGCCGCGCCGAAGTGCGCGACTGGTGCCGGGCCAACGACGTCGAGCTCGTGTTCACCCCCACCTACGCCAGCTGGCTGAACTGGATCGAATCCGAGTTCACCGCCTTGCGCTACTTCACCCTCAACGGCAGCGACTACGCCGACCACGCCGAACAAGCCGCCGCCATCCGCGGCTACATCCGCTGGCGCAACCGCCGCGCCACCCCCAAGCGCGACTTCGCGGTTAACTCGTCCATCCGTCATCTACGACAGCCCCATTACCTGAACAAGGTTGCGTGA
- a CDS encoding IS630 family transposase produces the protein MARKPEVFVRALTDEESQRLVGITRRSRDPVRLRRAMIVQMSTQGRSVPDITALTAFSDRYVREVIHAFNDKGFAALDPKWSGGRPPKIDDATRRAIRRVALSRPPDLGLPFTTWSLAKLRDHLIDTGVVEAISVEGLRRVLAGFGITFQATKTWKASPDPDYEAKKNRVLDLYDHPPADGRVICFDEFGPLNLQPHPGRGWYPKGRPVRLRATYTRPHGVRQMLAALDLASGQMSTASTPASAGRRSWPSSRSCAPAGPASACTSCWTTSPPTAAPKCATGAGPTTSSSCSPPPTPAG, from the coding sequence GTGGCGCGCAAGCCGGAGGTGTTCGTGCGGGCGCTGACCGACGAGGAGAGCCAACGACTGGTGGGCATCACCCGCCGCAGCCGTGACCCGGTGCGGCTGCGCCGAGCGATGATCGTGCAGATGTCGACCCAGGGCCGGTCCGTGCCCGACATCACCGCGTTGACCGCGTTCTCCGACCGCTACGTCCGCGAGGTGATCCACGCGTTCAACGACAAGGGGTTCGCCGCGCTGGACCCAAAATGGAGCGGGGGTCGGCCCCCCAAGATCGATGACGCCACCCGGCGGGCCATCCGCCGGGTCGCGCTCAGCCGACCCCCTGACCTGGGCCTGCCGTTTACGACCTGGAGCCTGGCCAAGCTGCGCGACCACCTGATCGACACCGGTGTGGTCGAGGCGATCAGCGTCGAGGGGCTGCGACGCGTCCTTGCCGGCTTCGGCATCACCTTCCAAGCAACCAAGACGTGGAAGGCCTCCCCCGACCCCGACTACGAGGCCAAGAAGAACCGCGTCCTGGACCTGTACGACCACCCGCCGGCCGACGGGCGGGTCATCTGCTTCGACGAGTTCGGGCCCTTGAACCTGCAGCCCCACCCCGGGCGCGGCTGGTACCCCAAAGGCCGTCCCGTCCGGCTGCGCGCCACCTACACCCGACCCCACGGGGTACGCCAGATGCTGGCTGCCCTCGACCTTGCCAGCGGCCAGATGTCTACCGCATCCACGCCCGCAAGCGCTGGCAGGAGGTCCTGGCCTTCTTCAAGATCCTGCGCGCCCGCTGGCCCGGCCAGCGCCTGTACATCGTGCTGGACAACTTCTCCCCCCACCGCCGCGCCGAAGTGCGCGACTGGTGCCGGGCCAACGACGTCGAGCTCGTGTTCACCCCCACCTACGCCAGCTGGCTGA
- a CDS encoding DUF11 domain-containing protein, which translates to MTAVGGSAFGYHAFDLILGSDPQPEVGPTPVVELASDASNSPQTATQPEGAVYAGPATLFTSGEITVRTAGSLGPNGSVTSSTDIANVNRGGSEVFSADRVQSTCTATEAGVTGGTTITNGRIRTHAQAQDHDEGVVSIPVNPPAGYVVEGHLHLGNTQENFRYVFNEQVPGADGRLTVNAVHAYFLGPFARGELIVGQSVCGPLTLTERPQTDLAVSITDDPDPVAGGGRVTYTVVVDNLSDVDATQVRLVNTASSGSKIVSAVPEQGTCTVKGRRPGCDLGAIAGGDAVMVTVVAQAPRLKRGAATTMSLTSTVSSAETDSNPANNTATESTAVQ; encoded by the coding sequence GTGACGGCGGTGGGGGGCAGCGCATTCGGCTACCACGCCTTCGATCTCATTCTCGGCAGCGATCCGCAGCCGGAGGTCGGACCGACTCCGGTGGTCGAGCTGGCGTCTGACGCCTCGAACAGCCCACAGACCGCCACCCAGCCCGAGGGTGCGGTGTACGCCGGTCCAGCCACGCTCTTCACGTCGGGCGAGATCACCGTGAGGACTGCGGGAAGTCTCGGGCCGAACGGGTCCGTGACGAGCTCAACCGACATCGCGAACGTCAATCGGGGAGGTTCTGAGGTCTTCAGCGCAGACCGCGTCCAGAGCACCTGCACCGCCACGGAAGCCGGCGTGACCGGCGGCACGACGATCACCAACGGCAGGATCCGTACACATGCTCAGGCCCAGGACCACGACGAGGGGGTTGTGAGCATCCCGGTCAACCCGCCCGCCGGCTACGTCGTCGAGGGTCACCTGCACCTTGGCAACACCCAGGAAAACTTCAGGTACGTCTTCAACGAGCAGGTGCCCGGAGCTGACGGGAGACTGACCGTCAACGCCGTGCATGCCTACTTCCTGGGGCCCTTCGCCAGGGGCGAGCTCATCGTCGGCCAGTCCGTTTGCGGGCCGCTCACGCTCACGGAGCGTCCACAGACCGACCTCGCCGTGTCGATCACGGACGATCCTGACCCGGTGGCCGGTGGCGGGCGAGTGACGTACACCGTCGTGGTGGACAACCTCAGCGACGTCGACGCCACGCAGGTGCGGCTTGTCAACACCGCCTCGAGCGGGAGCAAGATCGTCTCGGCGGTGCCGGAGCAGGGCACCTGCACGGTAAAGGGAAGAAGACCTGGATGCGACCTCGGCGCCATCGCCGGCGGTGACGCCGTGATGGTCACCGTCGTGGCGCAGGCGCCCAGGCTGAAGCGCGGCGCGGCGACGACGATGAGCCTCACGTCGACGGTGTCCTCCGCCGAGACCGACAGCAATCCGGCGAACAACACGGCGACCGAGAGCACCGCCGTCCAGTAG
- a CDS encoding carboxypeptidase regulatory-like domain-containing protein — MEQRISGVRRLGVAGLTVALLLAWLVTTAPAADAFGSSQPAPLPAVSAGGYMTCALTADGRAVCWGENQGLSGDVNTGNGMATPPADVRFKEVNAGYGVACGVTTADAVVCWGNDNFNKVSQVPAGTYTHVAPGLNFICALRTDQGITCWGGDTVDTDHKVVRDAPTTGAYTQLAMGIRHACALRSDGTVVCWGHNTGTEGQTIVPPGVYRYVTSGNFTNCAIRTTSDALDGSVVCWGRNNGSQVTTVPAGAFATVNAGFGHVCGLRPDSTVTCWGRSTEGQTATPPGTFTYVTAGTFHTCAMSTAGPPALCWGSNNAAPSTHMGRVQPILSNAPPPAGTLGESYSYQLPMVTHVSPAPTFTQTAGDLPPGVTLNPQGLLSGTPTQTGDYTFTVAASSLGMSPPDCPMGATGSLSCTFGDPTSVATATRVFTIGVTEAPPGAITGQVTGADTGAPLANATVTARFPGGTQAGQATTDSGGNYTIPDLVAGDYTVTAAATGYVTSAPRATSVTSGQTTTVDIRLEREQRPTVVGVWNNHWETVTDGLFVEWSENIRANPARPIPWADYTIHERPDCSDSAIAHGQPNQAGGNWTPQRPTIRDLVVEGWGKVTPGGTYYLRVAPNVEFGTVSQLSNDLVPCFQFVSQLRPVDDSAVAGLVTSTATGAPIAGATVTVTRTQGLPGSVAGQGTTDANGQYRIEQLAPGPYNITASASGYKARTETSVGLQGGQTRTVHFALQPGGITGTVTDSRNGSPIAGATVTKVAADGSQSTTTTGADGKYTFLAVPAGQYTVKAAADQYQPAQATATVTDGEMTTVNFALRPGSTPPAKPSDPKPPKPPRPR, encoded by the coding sequence ATGGAACAGCGAATCTCTGGCGTGCGCCGACTTGGCGTCGCGGGGCTCACCGTAGCCCTTCTGCTGGCGTGGCTCGTGACGACCGCTCCGGCGGCTGACGCCTTCGGCTCATCCCAGCCGGCGCCGCTGCCCGCGGTGAGCGCCGGCGGCTATATGACCTGCGCCCTCACCGCGGACGGCAGGGCCGTCTGCTGGGGTGAGAACCAGGGCCTTTCCGGTGACGTCAACACCGGCAACGGCATGGCAACCCCACCGGCGGACGTGCGCTTCAAGGAGGTCAACGCCGGCTACGGCGTCGCCTGCGGCGTCACGACCGCGGATGCGGTGGTCTGCTGGGGCAACGACAACTTCAACAAGGTCAGCCAGGTCCCCGCAGGCACGTACACCCACGTGGCGCCGGGCCTGAACTTCATCTGCGCGCTGCGCACCGATCAGGGCATCACGTGCTGGGGGGGTGACACCGTCGACACCGACCACAAGGTCGTGCGGGACGCCCCGACCACCGGCGCCTACACGCAGCTCGCCATGGGCATCCGCCACGCCTGCGCGCTGCGCAGCGACGGCACCGTGGTGTGCTGGGGGCACAACACCGGGACGGAGGGCCAGACGATCGTCCCGCCGGGGGTGTACCGCTACGTGACCTCGGGCAACTTCACCAACTGCGCGATCCGTACCACGAGCGACGCCCTCGACGGCAGCGTGGTGTGCTGGGGACGCAACAACGGCAGCCAGGTCACGACCGTGCCGGCCGGCGCGTTCGCGACGGTCAACGCGGGCTTCGGGCACGTCTGCGGGCTGCGGCCTGACAGCACCGTCACCTGCTGGGGGCGAAGCACCGAGGGCCAGACCGCCACGCCGCCGGGGACGTTCACCTACGTGACCGCCGGCACATTCCACACCTGCGCCATGTCGACCGCCGGTCCACCCGCGCTGTGCTGGGGCAGCAACAACGCCGCGCCGTCGACCCACATGGGGCGCGTCCAGCCGATCCTCAGCAACGCCCCCCCGCCGGCGGGCACGCTCGGCGAGTCCTACAGCTACCAGCTGCCCATGGTCACGCACGTGTCCCCGGCACCGACGTTCACCCAGACCGCCGGCGACCTGCCCCCGGGCGTTACCTTGAACCCGCAGGGGCTGCTGTCGGGCACGCCCACCCAGACCGGCGACTACACCTTCACGGTCGCGGCCAGCAGCCTGGGCATGTCGCCACCCGACTGCCCGATGGGCGCAACCGGCTCCCTGTCGTGCACCTTCGGTGACCCGACGTCGGTGGCGACCGCCACGCGGGTGTTCACCATCGGCGTGACGGAGGCCCCGCCGGGCGCCATCACCGGTCAGGTGACCGGCGCCGACACCGGCGCGCCCCTGGCCAACGCCACCGTGACGGCCCGGTTCCCGGGCGGCACCCAGGCCGGGCAGGCCACCACCGACAGCGGGGGCAACTACACGATTCCCGACCTTGTCGCCGGCGACTACACGGTGACAGCCGCGGCCACCGGGTATGTGACCTCCGCGCCGCGCGCCACCAGCGTCACGTCGGGCCAGACCACGACGGTGGACATCCGCCTGGAGCGTGAGCAGCGCCCGACGGTCGTGGGCGTGTGGAACAACCACTGGGAGACGGTGACCGACGGACTGTTCGTTGAGTGGAGCGAGAACATCCGGGCCAACCCGGCCAGGCCGATCCCGTGGGCGGACTACACGATCCACGAGCGGCCCGACTGCAGCGACAGCGCGATTGCGCATGGCCAGCCGAACCAGGCTGGAGGCAACTGGACCCCCCAGCGCCCGACCATCCGCGACCTGGTGGTGGAGGGCTGGGGGAAGGTCACCCCCGGTGGGACGTACTACCTGCGGGTGGCGCCCAACGTCGAGTTCGGCACGGTGTCGCAGCTGTCGAACGACCTCGTGCCCTGCTTCCAGTTCGTCTCCCAACTGCGGCCGGTGGACGACTCTGCGGTGGCCGGCCTTGTGACCAGCACCGCCACCGGAGCGCCGATCGCCGGCGCCACCGTGACGGTGACTCGCACGCAAGGTCTGCCGGGCAGCGTGGCCGGCCAGGGCACGACCGACGCGAACGGCCAGTACCGGATCGAGCAGCTCGCGCCCGGTCCGTACAACATCACGGCTTCCGCCTCCGGGTACAAGGCCAGGACGGAGACGAGCGTGGGGCTACAGGGCGGCCAGACCCGTACGGTCCACTTCGCCTTGCAGCCAGGAGGTATCACCGGCACGGTGACCGACAGCCGCAACGGGTCACCGATTGCCGGAGCGACGGTGACGAAGGTGGCAGCCGACGGTAGCCAGTCGACCACGACCACCGGCGCGGACGGGAAGTACACCTTCCTCGCGGTGCCCGCAGGCCAGTACACGGTGAAGGCGGCGGCCGACCAGTATCAGCCGGCCCAGGCGACGGCAACGGTCACCGACGGCGAGATGACGACGGTGAACTTCGCCTTGCGGCCCGGCTCGACGCCCCCGGCGAAGCCGAGCGATCCCAAGCCGCCGAAGCCGCCACGCCCGCGGTAA